A part of Paenibacillus sp. IHBB 10380 genomic DNA contains:
- a CDS encoding Gfo/Idh/MocA family protein, with protein sequence MSQLKIGLIGNGSISESHLQSYQNNSKAVLWAICDLNESRAQTSADKYNIPHVYTDYRELLANPEIQAISICTWNNSHAEISIAALEAGKDVLCEKPLCKTLDEAERVEEAVRRTGKFLQVGYVRRHASNIAVLKKFIDAGDLGEIYFAKASMIRRLGNPGGWFSDKERSGGGPLIDIGVHVIDLCWYLMGKPKVKSVSGNTYNKLGNRSNIENYSFYQAADYDASHNTVEDMANALIRFENGASLLVDVSFSLHAKQDSASVNIYGEKGGAEIEPNLSIVSEQHNTMINIEPQITTPGFDFEESFQNEINHFIDSCLGIIETNSPVEDGVEIIKILNAIYKSSEEGKEIYF encoded by the coding sequence ATGAGTCAACTAAAGATAGGCCTTATCGGGAATGGATCGATTTCGGAATCACACTTGCAATCATATCAAAACAACTCTAAAGCGGTATTATGGGCAATATGCGATCTAAACGAGAGCAGAGCACAGACATCAGCTGATAAATACAATATTCCTCATGTATACACCGATTATCGTGAACTTCTGGCCAATCCAGAAATTCAAGCGATCAGTATTTGTACATGGAACAATTCCCATGCGGAGATCAGTATCGCTGCGCTGGAGGCTGGCAAGGATGTGCTGTGTGAGAAGCCACTTTGCAAGACGCTAGACGAGGCAGAGCGCGTTGAGGAAGCAGTACGCCGTACAGGTAAGTTCCTACAGGTCGGTTACGTTCGCCGTCATGCTTCGAACATTGCTGTGTTGAAAAAGTTTATCGATGCTGGTGACCTGGGTGAAATCTACTTTGCTAAGGCTAGTATGATCCGTCGTCTCGGTAATCCTGGAGGCTGGTTCTCTGATAAGGAACGTTCTGGAGGTGGACCGTTAATCGATATCGGCGTACACGTCATCGATTTGTGCTGGTATCTCATGGGCAAACCCAAGGTGAAATCGGTCAGCGGTAATACGTACAACAAGCTGGGTAACCGTTCTAATATTGAGAATTATTCATTCTACCAAGCGGCAGATTATGATGCATCGCACAACACTGTAGAAGATATGGCCAACGCGCTGATCCGTTTTGAGAATGGAGCCTCTCTACTAGTTGACGTTAGCTTCTCGCTTCATGCCAAGCAAGATTCGGCATCCGTTAATATCTATGGTGAGAAAGGCGGGGCCGAGATCGAGCCGAATCTGTCGATTGTTTCGGAGCAACATAATACAATGATCAATATCGAACCGCAAATTACGACACCTGGCTTTGACTTTGAAGAAAGCTTCCAGAATGAAATTAATCATTTCATTGATAGCTGTCTCGGTATTATTGAGACGAACAGTCCTGTTGAAGATGGTGTGGAAATCATCAAAATATTGAACGCTATTTATAAATCATCCGAAGAGGGCAAGGAAATTTATTTCTAA
- a CDS encoding sugar phosphate isomerase/epimerase family protein gives MQLDNKIGVIVDSFGIGVMEGLKKAKDVGAEGVQIYAVSGEMDPAILTPTKRKELRSYIEGLGLEISALCGDLAGHGFQDAEANPDKVEKSKRILDLALDLGTSVVTTHIGIVPEDRNSKIYESMQRACDDLGVYAKSMNAYFAIETGPEPAAHLKSFLDTLSTNGVSVNFDPANMVMVTGDDPVQGVKTLRDYIVHTHVKDGKRLRPIDPRDVYGYLGYGTMDHEKIAEMASSGAAFEEVPLGEGKVDFPAYFAALQEIGYKGYLTIEREVGVNPEEDIRKAVNFIRGYRG, from the coding sequence ATGCAACTGGACAACAAAATTGGTGTTATTGTCGACAGCTTTGGTATAGGAGTAATGGAAGGATTGAAGAAAGCAAAAGATGTAGGAGCCGAAGGTGTGCAAATTTATGCCGTATCCGGGGAAATGGATCCAGCTATTCTTACCCCAACGAAACGTAAAGAACTCCGCAGCTATATCGAAGGACTAGGGCTGGAAATTTCAGCACTGTGTGGTGACTTGGCTGGTCATGGATTCCAAGATGCGGAAGCGAATCCTGACAAAGTGGAGAAATCCAAACGTATTCTTGATTTAGCGCTCGATCTTGGTACTTCCGTAGTAACCACTCATATCGGGATTGTCCCCGAGGACCGTAACAGCAAGATTTATGAATCCATGCAACGGGCTTGTGACGATCTCGGCGTTTACGCGAAAAGTATGAATGCCTATTTTGCTATTGAGACAGGTCCAGAGCCGGCAGCACATCTGAAGAGCTTTCTAGACACTTTGAGCACTAACGGCGTCTCCGTCAACTTCGATCCGGCTAACATGGTCATGGTTACTGGTGATGATCCTGTCCAAGGCGTCAAAACACTCCGGGACTATATTGTCCACACGCATGTTAAAGACGGGAAACGTCTGCGCCCTATCGATCCAAGAGACGTGTATGGATATCTCGGTTACGGTACGATGGATCATGAGAAAATTGCTGAAATGGCATCATCCGGTGCAGCATTTGAAGAAGTTCCGCTGGGTGAAGGTAAAGTTGATTTCCCTGCTTATTTCGCCGCCCTTCAAGAGATTGGCTATAAAGGTTATTTGACAATAGAGCGAGAAGTTGGGGTAAACCCGGAAGAAGACATTCGTAAGGCAGTCAATTTTATTCGTGGTTATCGCGGTTAA
- a CDS encoding sugar phosphate isomerase/epimerase family protein yields MKLGVSSYSLYQAMQAGTMNILDVVEWVADNDGQHIEIVPFGFDFIAQPELEDQIREKAAEVGIAVSNYAIGANFITDSEEAYEAEIARVISEVDRAHRLGAKLMRHDVASRPDTSIINFNNDLDTIARACQQIADHAMQYDITTSVENHGYYVQASDRVQALIHAVNRSNFKTTLDVGNFVCVDEDPVTAVKKNIGLASMVHIKDFYIRPEHRNPGDGWFRSAGQNFLRGAIAGQGDLDIWEILRIVKQSGYDGYLSIEYEGMEECRKGTKMAMDNVNRIWNAV; encoded by the coding sequence ATGAAATTAGGCGTAAGCTCTTACAGTTTGTATCAAGCCATGCAAGCGGGTACGATGAACATTCTGGATGTTGTAGAATGGGTGGCTGACAACGACGGTCAGCATATTGAGATCGTTCCGTTTGGTTTTGATTTCATAGCTCAACCGGAACTAGAAGACCAAATTCGTGAGAAGGCAGCTGAAGTAGGCATCGCCGTCTCTAATTATGCCATCGGAGCTAACTTCATCACAGACTCGGAAGAAGCATATGAAGCGGAAATTGCTCGCGTGATTAGTGAAGTAGACCGTGCCCATCGTCTCGGTGCCAAACTGATGCGTCATGATGTAGCTTCACGTCCTGACACATCCATCATTAATTTCAATAATGATTTGGACACAATAGCACGGGCATGTCAGCAAATTGCGGATCACGCCATGCAATACGATATCACGACAAGCGTAGAGAATCATGGTTATTATGTGCAGGCCAGCGACCGAGTGCAAGCACTGATACATGCTGTAAATCGGTCCAACTTTAAGACGACACTCGATGTCGGCAATTTTGTCTGTGTGGATGAAGACCCTGTAACTGCAGTTAAGAAAAATATTGGACTCGCTTCCATGGTTCACATCAAAGATTTCTATATCCGTCCGGAGCACCGAAATCCAGGGGATGGATGGTTCCGAAGTGCAGGCCAGAATTTTCTGCGGGGAGCTATCGCTGGACAGGGTGATCTCGATATATGGGAGATTCTACGTATCGTGAAGCAGTCGGGCTATGATGGCTATCTGTCCATCGAATATGAAGGTATGGAAGAGTGTAGAAAAGGAACTAAAATGGCCATGGATAATGTAAATCGCATCTGGAATGCAGTTTAA
- a CDS encoding cation diffusion facilitator family transporter, which produces MDAYSEIKEGEKGAWVSIIAYICLSALKLWIGFLSGSQALLADGLNNTTDIMASFAVLIGLKISRKPPDHNHRYGHFRAETIAALVASFIMIAVGIQVLYQAVQKFFQPALETPNMVAAWIALLCAVVMIFVYRYNIRLAKKINSHAIMAAAQDNRSDALVSLGAFVGIVGSQFGLPWLDPLAATAVGFIICKTAWDIFKDASHALTDGFDEKELNKIKQTIAATPGVESIKDIKARIHGNNVLVDVIIQVNGDLNVVESHEITEEVEERMLIAHKISHVHVHIEPVED; this is translated from the coding sequence TTGGATGCTTATAGTGAAATTAAAGAAGGCGAAAAAGGAGCATGGGTAAGCATTATTGCCTACATATGCCTTTCAGCTCTGAAATTATGGATTGGGTTCCTCTCAGGTTCTCAAGCTTTACTCGCTGATGGACTTAACAATACAACAGATATTATGGCTTCATTCGCCGTTCTCATTGGTTTGAAAATTTCTCGTAAACCACCTGATCATAACCATCGTTATGGACATTTTCGTGCGGAGACGATAGCTGCACTAGTGGCCTCCTTCATCATGATTGCTGTCGGTATTCAAGTGCTATACCAAGCTGTTCAGAAGTTCTTCCAGCCGGCGTTAGAGACACCCAATATGGTTGCTGCATGGATAGCACTACTGTGCGCCGTTGTCATGATCTTTGTTTATAGATACAATATTCGTCTTGCCAAAAAAATTAATAGCCATGCCATTATGGCAGCAGCTCAGGATAACCGCTCTGACGCCCTTGTCAGTCTAGGAGCATTCGTAGGTATCGTGGGTTCTCAGTTCGGGTTACCTTGGCTAGATCCTTTAGCAGCAACCGCTGTCGGTTTCATTATCTGCAAGACCGCCTGGGATATTTTTAAAGATGCATCTCACGCCTTAACCGATGGTTTCGATGAGAAAGAGCTAAACAAAATTAAACAGACTATTGCAGCTACCCCAGGAGTAGAGTCTATAAAAGATATTAAAGCTCGGATACATGGAAATAATGTATTAGTTGATGTTATTATTCAAGTCAATGGTGACCTGAACGTTGTCGAAAGTCACGAAATTACCGAAGAGGTAGAAGAACGGATGTTGATCGCGCATAAAATTTCACATGTTCATGTCCATATTGAGCCCGTTGAAGACTAA